A single genomic interval of Bacteroidales bacterium harbors:
- a CDS encoding right-handed parallel beta-helix repeat-containing protein: MKTTVFVSLLFMSIITQGIAQSDKTEIFVSPQGSDTYSGTEAKPFRTLEQARDAARSINREKKVIISLRGGIYARDKVFELTTEDSGNERNPIVYRGYPGEDVRIIGGKAVSDWEKVSDKAVLELLPSEARDQVVRADLKSLDINNYGQVKDDGLELFFQEKPMTLARGPNEGFMKITGLVEPGTRNVHGIEGSKTGKFMYEGERPERWIGEKDAWVHGYWFWDWSDQRHAIKSLDTAKQIISVEPPYHNYGYRVGQWFYGFNILAELDRPGEYYVDREEGMLYFWPPASIDSGDAVVSLIPGLIETNDVSHVRVRGVTLEACRETAVVIHGGTQNHIIDCIIRNVGDYAVQISDATESGVYGSEIYGTGEGGVSLNGGSRKTLTPANLYVYNTHIHHYARWNRMYTPAVSLSGVGNLIAHNHFHHAPHMAIGFSGNNHIIEFNEIHDVCLESNDAGAIYAGRDWTMRGTVIRHNYLHDINGFKSEGAVGVYLDDMFCGTRISGNVFYNVTRAAFIGGGRDNVVENNIFVNCRNAMHMDARALGWASYHVNTTMKERLNAMPYQSEIWRKHYPGLVDILEDEPAAPKGNIVRQNIFVGKNWNDINEKARQYLLFKDNLVNKDPHFVGKPPENFQLDDDSPAYELGFEPIPLESIGIEADKYPEYLQSK, from the coding sequence TTGAAAACAACTGTTTTTGTTTCGCTTTTATTCATGAGTATTATAACTCAGGGTATCGCCCAGTCTGATAAGACGGAGATATTTGTCTCACCTCAGGGCAGCGATACCTATTCAGGTACTGAAGCCAAACCTTTCAGAACCCTTGAGCAAGCCCGTGATGCCGCACGCAGTATCAATCGTGAAAAAAAGGTAATTATCTCGTTAAGAGGTGGCATTTATGCACGAGATAAAGTCTTTGAGCTGACTACTGAGGATTCGGGAAATGAAAGAAATCCGATCGTTTACCGTGGATATCCCGGAGAAGATGTCCGGATTATTGGAGGCAAGGCTGTATCAGATTGGGAAAAGGTATCTGATAAAGCGGTTCTGGAGCTTCTCCCGTCTGAGGCCCGTGATCAGGTAGTTCGGGCCGACCTGAAATCACTTGATATTAATAATTATGGACAGGTAAAAGACGACGGGCTAGAGCTATTTTTTCAGGAAAAGCCTATGACTTTAGCACGGGGACCTAACGAGGGCTTTATGAAGATCACCGGTCTTGTGGAACCGGGCACACGCAATGTACATGGAATAGAAGGAAGCAAAACCGGTAAATTCATGTACGAAGGCGAACGGCCTGAACGCTGGATAGGAGAAAAGGATGCCTGGGTTCATGGCTACTGGTTCTGGGATTGGTCCGATCAGCGTCATGCAATAAAATCTTTAGATACTGCCAAACAGATCATCTCCGTAGAACCTCCTTATCACAACTATGGATATCGAGTGGGGCAGTGGTTTTATGGATTTAATATCCTGGCGGAGCTTGACCGGCCAGGCGAATATTATGTGGACCGGGAGGAGGGGATGCTCTATTTTTGGCCGCCCGCGAGCATTGATAGCGGGGATGCGGTGGTTTCTTTAATTCCAGGCCTGATAGAAACCAATGATGTTTCCCATGTGCGGGTTAGGGGAGTTACACTTGAAGCCTGCCGGGAAACGGCTGTTGTAATACATGGAGGAACTCAAAACCATATCATTGACTGTATTATCAGAAATGTTGGAGATTATGCCGTCCAAATTTCAGATGCTACTGAAAGTGGTGTTTACGGCTCTGAGATATACGGGACCGGTGAAGGAGGTGTTTCTCTGAATGGTGGAAGCCGCAAAACCCTTACTCCCGCCAATCTATATGTTTATAATACACATATTCACCATTACGCCCGATGGAACCGCATGTATACTCCTGCTGTCAGCCTTAGCGGAGTAGGTAACCTTATTGCCCACAATCATTTTCACCATGCTCCCCATATGGCCATTGGTTTTAGCGGAAACAACCACATCATTGAATTTAACGAGATCCATGATGTTTGCCTCGAATCCAATGATGCAGGAGCCATTTATGCAGGCAGGGACTGGACGATGCGCGGCACGGTGATTCGCCACAACTACCTTCATGATATTAATGGATTCAAGTCTGAGGGTGCAGTGGGAGTGTATCTGGATGACATGTTCTGTGGCACCAGGATATCCGGTAATGTGTTCTATAATGTGACACGCGCTGCATTTATCGGGGGTGGTAGAGATAATGTGGTTGAGAATAACATCTTTGTGAACTGTCGGAATGCCATGCACATGGATGCCCGTGCACTGGGCTGGGCAAGCTACCATGTGAATACCACGATGAAGGAACGTCTAAATGCCATGCCCTATCAATCTGAAATATGGCGCAAGCACTATCCCGGGCTTGTGGATATTCTCGAGGATGAACCGGCCGCTCCCAAAGGAAATATAGTCCGGCAAAATATCTTTGTGGGAAAGAACTGGAACGATATTAATGAAAAGGCCAGGCAATACCTTCTTTTTAAGGATAATCTTGTCAACAAGGATCCCCATTTTGTGGGCAAACCACCGGAGAATTTCCAGTTGGATGATGATTCTCCAGCCTATGAGCTTGGATTTGAACCGATCCCCTTAGAAAGTATCGGTATAGAAGCGGATAAGTATCCGGAGTACCTTCAGTCAAAATAA
- a CDS encoding sulfite exporter TauE/SafE family protein: protein MEWYLVLAVIGVGFFAGFINTLAGSGSLLTLPMLMFLGLPANVANGTNRIAIFLQNVVGVSSFRQQKVLNVRMGLWLALPAVAGSLLGAQIAIGLEESVMERVIGILLIAMFFLILYKPAQWVKDQAGLVRSKPTMLQFIIFFLIGIYGGFIQAGVGIFLLAGLVLGAGLDVVKANAIKLLIILIYTPFALAIFFMNDQVNWKIGLILALGNMLGAFVASRFAVSWGARYVRYILLVVIFGSALKLLGVFGFI from the coding sequence ATGGAGTGGTATCTCGTTCTTGCCGTAATCGGAGTAGGTTTTTTTGCCGGATTCATCAATACCCTTGCCGGTAGCGGGTCTCTGTTAACCCTTCCTATGCTCATGTTTTTGGGATTGCCTGCCAATGTGGCCAATGGAACCAACCGGATTGCGATTTTTCTGCAGAATGTGGTTGGAGTAAGCAGTTTCCGGCAACAAAAAGTATTGAATGTTCGGATGGGATTATGGCTTGCACTGCCGGCTGTAGCCGGTTCTTTGCTGGGTGCCCAGATTGCAATTGGGCTTGAAGAATCGGTTATGGAGCGGGTCATTGGAATTTTACTGATCGCCATGTTCTTTCTGATCCTTTACAAGCCTGCTCAATGGGTAAAAGATCAGGCCGGACTTGTAAGGTCAAAACCCACCATGCTTCAGTTTATCATCTTTTTTTTAATTGGCATATACGGAGGATTTATTCAGGCCGGGGTTGGGATTTTTCTTCTGGCCGGTCTGGTACTTGGAGCCGGCCTTGATGTAGTGAAGGCCAATGCCATAAAATTGCTGATCATATTGATTTATACTCCTTTTGCCCTGGCTATTTTTTTCATGAACGATCAGGTTAACTGGAAGATAGGGCTGATTCTGGCCCTCGGGAATATGCTTGGTGCTTTTGTAGCATCCAGATTTGCCGTATCATGGGGTGCCAGATATGTGCGATATATACTGCTTGTGGTAATTTTTGGATCTGCATTGAAGCTGCTTGGGGTATTTGGTTTTATCTAA
- a CDS encoding MFS transporter — protein MRKEYIKPGVPFDPSRFPFPYAWMVLFVGIIGFVMSVPGQTLGVSAFTDYLIEDYGLTRNQLSMAYMGGTLVSGLIIGRAGKLYDIYGARIIAILAAVMIGIVLVYLTHLNFIASSISQALPVLNKTIITIILCVIGFFTLRFFGQGVLTMTSRNMVMKWFENRRGLANGFLGVFVAFSFSLSPQIFNEGINAVGWRDTWLITALIAGVGFPLLVFVFYRDNPEQCNCNVDGTKKYLAKEKSKSTPRLKDFTLKEAIRTYSFWVFNLSLAIHALVITALTFHIASIFEVADLSQEKAVSVFLPGSIISVVLNFSSSWLSDFTKLKYLLMAHLSGLLLLLLSIVLLKPLPVGYWLVIIGYGISMGLFSVISNVTWPRFFGIGHLGSISGYVLGWSVVASSIGPYFFSLSHDLTGRYTASAFICLGIVFVLLMLSFKAENVNRNI, from the coding sequence ATGAGAAAAGAATATATCAAGCCGGGAGTGCCGTTTGACCCCTCCAGGTTTCCTTTTCCGTATGCCTGGATGGTACTTTTTGTAGGCATCATTGGTTTTGTGATGAGTGTACCGGGGCAGACTCTTGGTGTTTCGGCCTTTACCGATTATCTAATAGAAGATTACGGACTGACGAGAAACCAGCTTAGCATGGCATACATGGGCGGAACACTTGTCAGCGGGCTTATTATCGGAAGGGCCGGTAAACTTTATGATATATACGGGGCAAGGATCATTGCCATATTGGCTGCCGTAATGATTGGAATTGTACTGGTATATTTAACCCATCTGAATTTTATAGCCAGTTCAATCAGCCAGGCATTGCCGGTGCTCAATAAGACCATCATTACGATTATACTCTGTGTTATTGGATTTTTCACCCTTCGATTTTTTGGCCAGGGCGTACTTACCATGACCAGCAGGAACATGGTGATGAAGTGGTTCGAGAACCGCAGGGGGCTGGCCAATGGTTTTCTGGGCGTATTTGTTGCATTTTCCTTTTCCCTGTCACCCCAGATATTCAACGAGGGCATCAATGCAGTAGGCTGGAGGGATACCTGGCTGATTACCGCACTTATCGCGGGTGTGGGGTTTCCGCTGTTGGTTTTCGTATTTTACAGGGACAATCCGGAACAATGCAATTGTAACGTTGACGGCACAAAAAAGTATCTGGCCAAAGAGAAATCAAAATCTACGCCCAGGTTAAAAGATTTCACCTTAAAGGAGGCAATCAGAACCTATTCATTCTGGGTGTTCAATCTCTCCCTTGCTATACATGCACTGGTCATTACCGCGTTAACCTTTCATATTGCATCAATTTTTGAGGTAGCAGACTTGAGTCAGGAAAAAGCCGTTTCTGTTTTTCTTCCCGGTTCCATTATATCCGTCGTATTGAACTTTAGCAGTAGCTGGTTGAGTGATTTTACCAAACTTAAATATCTTTTAATGGCACATCTGAGCGGTTTGTTACTCCTCCTTCTGTCAATAGTTCTACTAAAACCGTTACCTGTAGGATATTGGCTTGTTATCATAGGTTATGGAATTTCAATGGGCCTGTTCAGTGTCATTTCGAATGTTACCTGGCCACGCTTCTTTGGGATAGGCCATCTTGGCTCTATTTCCGGTTATGTTCTGGGATGGTCAGTTGTGGCCAGTTCTATCGGCCCTTATTTTTTTAGTCTGTCGCATGACCTTACCGGTCGTTACACGGCCAGTGCATTCATTTGTCTGGGCATCGTGTTTGTGTTGCTGATGCTATCCTTTAAAGCAGAGAATGTAAACAGAAATATTTAG
- a CDS encoding serine hydroxymethyltransferase → MKRDTKIFDLIEQERQRQLNGIELIASENFVSEQVLEAMGSCMTNKYAEGYPGRRYYGGCEVVDQSEQLAIDRVKELFNAEYANVQPHSGAQANAAVFLATLNPGDTIMGLDLSHGGHLTHGSPVNLSGKLYHAVSYSVKEDTGLVDYDQMEEIAKKEKPKLIIGGASAYSRDWDYKRMREIADDVGAIFMVDMAHPAGLIAAGLLENPLEYAHIVTSTTHKTLRGPRGGIILMGKNFENPWGITTKKGTVRKMSGLLNSAVFPGTQGGPLEHVIASKAVGFAEALEPEFKDYQQQVQKNARVMAEQFDEKGYKVISGGTDNHSMLIDLRTKVPDVSGKDVEDALIKADITINKNMVPFDSRPPLKTSGMRLGTAAITTRGIKEDKIKLVVEYIDDIITNIEDGNVIQDIKWKVHETMNQYPLFAY, encoded by the coding sequence ATGAAAAGAGACACCAAAATTTTTGATTTAATTGAACAGGAACGGCAACGTCAGTTAAATGGGATTGAATTGATTGCTTCCGAGAACTTTGTAAGTGAGCAAGTGCTGGAAGCCATGGGTTCCTGCATGACCAACAAGTATGCTGAAGGTTATCCCGGCAGACGGTATTACGGTGGTTGTGAAGTAGTAGACCAGTCAGAACAACTTGCCATAGATCGGGTTAAGGAATTATTCAATGCAGAGTATGCCAATGTTCAGCCTCATTCAGGGGCACAGGCCAATGCTGCTGTATTTCTGGCAACATTGAACCCGGGCGATACCATAATGGGACTGGATCTTTCCCATGGCGGGCATTTAACTCATGGATCACCGGTTAACCTTTCGGGTAAGCTTTACCATGCTGTATCCTACAGCGTGAAAGAGGATACGGGTCTTGTTGACTATGACCAGATGGAGGAAATAGCTAAAAAAGAGAAACCTAAGCTAATTATTGGCGGGGCATCAGCCTATTCCCGTGACTGGGATTATAAACGCATGCGGGAAATCGCTGATGATGTAGGTGCCATTTTCATGGTGGATATGGCTCATCCTGCGGGCCTGATTGCAGCCGGTTTGCTTGAAAATCCACTGGAATATGCCCATATTGTTACGTCAACAACCCATAAAACCCTGCGGGGACCCAGAGGAGGTATTATACTGATGGGCAAAAACTTTGAAAATCCCTGGGGAATAACAACCAAAAAAGGCACTGTGAGAAAAATGTCAGGCCTGCTGAACTCAGCGGTATTTCCCGGTACTCAGGGTGGTCCTTTGGAGCACGTCATTGCTTCGAAGGCAGTGGGATTTGCAGAGGCTCTTGAACCGGAATTCAAGGATTATCAGCAGCAGGTTCAGAAGAATGCCCGCGTAATGGCAGAACAATTCGATGAGAAAGGATATAAGGTGATTTCCGGTGGAACGGATAACCACTCCATGTTGATTGATCTGCGAACAAAAGTTCCCGATGTAAGCGGAAAAGATGTGGAAGATGCGCTTATTAAGGCAGACATTACCATTAATAAGAATATGGTTCCGTTTGACTCCAGGCCACCGTTGAAAACCTCCGGCATGCGGCTGGGAACTGCTGCAATAACTACACGGGGGATCAAGGAAGATAAGATCAAACTGGTGGTGGAATATATTGACGATATCATTACCAATATTGAGGATGGAAATGTGATCCAGGATATCAAATGGAAGGTTCATGAAACGATGAATCAGTATCCGTTGTTTGCCTATTAA